AACACAGGCAGAGTGGATGTTATCCACAGCGATCGGTAAACTTCAAACGGAGGAAGAACATCTGATACAACTTCTTAATGATAGAAGTAATCTGGTCGGCATAATCCAATCTGCTACGGAAAATACAGCGTCTGTAAACAGTCTGCAGGAGATGCAGCGTTATGTACATCACCTTGACGAGTGCATTTCACGCAAAAACAGTGATGTTAAACATGCTCAGGTCAATGTGCAGCGGAATCAGACATTTCTCAACGGTAAGATGATTGACGAAAAAGTATGGCTTGGAGCCAGAGACAAGGCAAAAATCAAATTTCAGCAGGAGATGCTCCTCCGGGAACAGAACGATCTGGACGAGATGGCTACTGTACGCTTCGCTGCCAAAGCCGGACGCGCGAATTGATGTGAGCCGGAAGCGAAGTTGTCTCGTGAAGGAGGAATGAACGATGGCTGTTAAAGATGATAGCGACATGGAAAAAGAATCGGGAGGCGGTTGGGAAAAATTTCTCATGATTTCAATCCCGATTGTATTCACTGTAGTTTTACTAGGAGTATTACTTACGCTATTTAATGTAGATATTCGTAATAATTTGTTTGAATTCGCCAACAAGATACCGGTAGTCAAGGAATGGGTACCTGATCCTGTACTGGATCCGGAGAAAGAGAAGCTGGAGAAGAGTGAGCAGCAGGTTGAAAGTGCTGAAGCCACAATCGAAAAGCTGAAGTCCCAGGTCACTGCCAAAGAAACAGAGCTCAAGGCAGCAAAGGAAGCAACAACAACCGAAGCAAAGAAGGCCACGGACCTTCAGAAAAAGTTGGATGATGCGGAAAAAGCGGCTGAAACGGCTACAGCGGCAACGCCTGAAACGGAATCCGATTATCAAAAGCAAATCAAAGATTTGGCTAAGATGTATGCTGATATGAGCCCGAGCAAAGCTGCACCGATCTTGCAAAATATGACGAATGAGGAAATGGTATTGTTGTTGAATGCCATGCAATCATCTGCTCGGACCAAGGTGCTTGAAAAGATGGACCCGAAAACAGCAGCCGATGTGACGATGATGATGAAGGATGCCAAACCGTCCGGGGATCTGGCACTGGATGCACTGCAATCCAGATTGAAGAAAGAAACCGCAGCAACTTCAACTGCATCCACAACGACAAGCAAAAACCTGGATAAAAACCAGCTTAGTCAAACATTTGCTTCGATGTCTGCTTCAAGTGGAGCCAAGTTATTATTGGAAACTTACAAGTTAAGTCCTGACAAAACATTGACCATCCTGAATTCGGTAGATGATGCAACACGCTCTCAATTGCTTGAGAACATGTCTTCAGAGGACTCGGTTGAAACTGCAAAAATTTTGAACAGATTAATGGGCAACAAGTAGATCTCATTACACTGAACTAACCGAGAGGAGGTGAAAATAAATGTCGATTGTATATCAAATGGCATCCACAGCATCTGCAAAAGCAACGGGAACAACTCAGACGACTGGAGCACAATCGAAAGGTTCAGCTGCAGGTGTTAGCGGTGAATTTCTCCAAACTCTTGCACAATCGTTATCTGGAGGAAACACAGAAGGCGATAGTTCAAGCGCTACTGGAAGTTTAACTGCTAATCCGCTGGTGTTTTCCTTTGCTGCAAGTGAAGAAGGGGAAGCGACATCAATCACGGATATACTGAATTCGTTGTTCACGGACTTGGATTCACTTGACGAAGCTTTGGAAAATGATCCAACTCTACTTGCAGGTTTGCAAACTCTGATTCAACAGATGTATGCACAATTAAATGATGCTTCTGGTACTAACGCAGAAGGTTCCGACGAGTCTTCGAACGGAGCGGAAAGCGTAAGTACAGTACCTGCAATTGAACTGTCCCAGCATCCGGCAGCAGTTCGTTTTGTTCTGCAAGATATGCTTACACAATTAGTAGCCGGAATGAATGATCCAGAGAGTAACGTTGCGAAGAACGCTCCGGAATTCAAGCAACTACTACAATCTCTGCAGGGTCAGCTTCAAGAGGCTGGAGTGGATACTAGCAATAACAAAGGATGGACTCAACTGAAATCCATACTGGATACATTGACTGCAGTTAAGGATCAGACTGTGCAAGTTGCTCCAAGTACTTCGCTTCAAGCACCCAAACAGGATTCTGTCGTACCACAAGTTCTTGTTGCGGCAGTGGCGAATTCTGGAACCAAGGTGAAAGATGAGGCGGATACGACATCTGCTTCCAATGCAGGTGGAGAAGTGGAACATTCAACCATCATTACTGCGGGAGAGCTGTCCTTGCGTTCATCAGGTACAACAGCAGGAAAACCGGCTGAACCTGTAATGCAAACATCACAGTTTGCCAAAGAAATGACACAGTTTGTAGTCAACAAGCTGGATATAGTACAGCAAAAAGGATTCTCCGAGGCGACGATCTCACTTCGGCCTGAGCATCTAGGGAAGTTGGATGTTCAAATTACCCTTCAGAACGGGCAGTTGGTTGCAAGGTTTATGACTGAGCATACGATGGCCAAAGACATGCTTGAACAACAAATGACACAGCTGCGTTCTTCACTTCAAGCCCAGGGGATCCAAGTGGAACGACTTGAGGTTACCCAGAACAGTTCAATCGGATCACAGATGTATCAGGACGGAGGCCGTCAGCCGGGAAGTAACTCTCAGCAACAACGCCGTTCGCGGGAGCGTGAGGAACAATCGGATGATGCTATAGCTACAGCAGGAATTCAGGAAGAATTGCGTAACTGGCGTAGCGAGCAAGTCGAAGGAAATGAATTACAGAGAGATACGTTTAGTGCGAAGGCTTAAACAGAAATGAGGTGAACAAATGGCTAACGAAATTGTCTCAACGAATAATACCTGGCCGAACTATTCGGCAGCTAATAAAGCAACCACAAGTGCTGCAACAAAAGAATTAGGTAAAGATCAGTTCCTAAAAATCCTGATAACCCAGCTGCAAAACCAAGACCCTATGCAGCCAATGGAGGATAAGGAATTTATCGCTCAAATGGCACAGTTCAGCTCAGTGGAACAACTGGTCAACATTTCTACACAACTTAAAACATTGAACCAGTCACTCGGTGCTGTATCCGGCATGATTGGCATGGAGGTAAGTTGGCTTTCTTCTAATAAAGAAGATAACGGAACTCTTCGTCAGGGAATTGTTGATTCCATCATTGTACGAGATAGCGTTCAGTACGCAAAAGTGGGCAAAGACGAAATTAAGCTGGATGAGATCATTCAGGTGAACTATCCCAAACAGGCAGAAGAGAGTCAAACTCCGGTACAGAATGTTCAGGACGTAGCCCCTGAAACGAACGAGAGCAAGGAAGTTGAATCATCCGCTGAACCGGGTGATACGGAAGATAGCGGGAAAACGATATGAGTGATCGCATAACGGTTGGACAATTATATGCAGGCCCGATTACACCGAATATGCTTCAAAGACCCAAAACGGGAGAAGCCACAGCTATACCCGAAAAACCTTTTGCAAAGGTGCTGGAAGATAATCTTCTGAAATTGAGCAATCATGCTGCCAAACGATTGGAACAGCGTGGTATTGAACTCAAGACCGAGCAAATGGAACAGATTGGTTCTGCTTTGGACAAAGCTGCTGCCAAAGGAGCCAAAGAGTCATTGATTTTAATGCAGGATATGGCTTTTATCGTCAATGTCAAAAATCGTACTGTGGTTACAGCTATGGATAGTGAAAGCATGAAGGATAATGTGTTCACTCAGATTGATAGTGCCGTAATCATTTCTTGACCGGCTGGCCCTTCTCGGGAGCCGGAATGCCGCTGACCGACTGATGCGGTAACCAAATGAAGACTGGGAGGATTTTTAAAAATGTTGAAATCAATGTACTCAGGCGTTTCCGGGATGCGGGGTTTTCAAACAAAACTCGACGTAATTGGTAACAATATCGCGAACGTAAACACGGTTGGCTTCAAAGGCAGTCGGGTTATGTTCAAAGATATTATGAGCCAAACTACGGCAGGGGTAACTGCCCCTGGCGATGCAACTGGTGGTGTCAATGCGAAACAAATCGGCCTTGGTGTGTCCGTAGGTTCAATTGATACGCTGCATCTGGCAGGTAGCCCAATGACAACGAACAATCCAACAGATCTTCGGATTAATGGAGATGGATTCTTCTTGGTGCGTTTGAGTGAAGATCAGGAAGTGCCTTATCTGACTCGTGCGGGGGACTTCCATGTGGATGCTGCACGTAACCTTTTGACATCTGATGGGTTGTTTGTTCTGGATAGCGGTGGTGGAAATATTACGATACCAGATGATGTTGTTTCCTTCACGATTGGTCAGGATGGAACAATTAACCAGACCATGGCAGACGGAACCATCGAAGCGGGTCCGCAGATTGGAATAGGTAAAGTTGTCAATCCGGAAGGTCTTGAGAAAATTGGAGGCAACTTGTACCGTATGACAGCAAACGCGAATCCGGATGGGGCGCTGGAACCATTGACAGCGAACAGTGCTGAGGACGGAACAGGAGCAATCATTGCTGGACAGCTCGAAATGTCTAACGTGGATCTGACTGGAGAGTTTACTGAGATGATCGTAGCTCAACGTGGATTCCAGGCAAACTCCCGGATCATTACAACGTCGGATGAAATACTTCAGGAAGTTGTTAACCTGAAACGTTAATAGCTGATTAATGAATTTGTAAAACGTGGAGGAGCTTGCTCCTCCCACTCTGATCAAGGGGGCTTAGCATGATTTCGGTTACGCGGTTAAATGGTTCTCCCATGTGGTTAAATGCGCTGATGGTTGAAATTGTGGAAGAGACGCCGGATACGTATATTACTCTGGTAACTGGAAAGAGACTGATTGTGCTTGAAAAAGCCGATGACGTTATTTCCAAGATTAAAGATTACAACCGTGAAATCGGGGTTCAGGCAGCCACTATTAAAGTGCAGCAAACGGAGGAATCCTGATGAAAAAAATGATGCCCTGGCTTGCAACGATGTTGCTTGCAATAACACTCATTGTGGTGGTTGTGTTTGTATTTATGCAAGGACAGAACGGGACTAAGGACGACACACATACTGCTTCAGCTTCAGAAGCCAAGAAGATGACTGCGGATGAGATTGTAGAGGTATCGTCAGAGCTCGCACAGATTAAAACAAATCTGGCCGATCCTGATCGTATTATTATGGTTAGTTTTTCTTTTAGCTTATCTGATAAAACAGCCAAAGAAGATTTTGAGAAAATTAAAAGTATTACGGTGAAGCCCATTATTATTCAGGCACTCGCAGACACCAAGGCTGAGGAACTGAGTTCGGCCAAGGGTATGAAACAATTCAATGAAAAACTGACGGGTCTAATTAATGAGGCATTGCCTGAGCCGAAATTGAAAAGCACTAGTTTTTCAGACATTGTTATAGCACCAATGTAAATGAACAGAACACGCTGTAGACCTGTAAGGGGGTGAGAACATGGTGGATGTATTATCACAAAATGAGATTGACGCCCTATTAGCAGCCCTTTCTTCTGGTGAGATGGACGCCGAAGAATTGAAGAAGGAAGAAACTCAGAAGAAAATTAGATCGTACGATTTTAAGCGGGCAGTGCGTTTTTCCAAAGACCATATCAGAAGCTTGACTCGTATTCACGAAAACTTTGCACGCTTTCTCACCACTTATTTTTCAGCCCAACTGCGGACGTTCGTTCAAATCAATGTCGTTCAGGTCGAACAGTTGCCTTATGATGAGTTTATCCGTTCTATTCCTAAGATGACGATATTGAACATTTTTGAAGCGGAGCCCCTACAGGGACGAATGGTGATGGAAGTCCATCCGAACGTGGGATATGCGATGTTGGATCGCCTACTTGGTGGAACCGGGAGTGCTCCGACAAAGATTGCTTCGATGACGGAGATTGAAACGACCATCATGGAGCGAATATTCAGCCGTGCATTTGAAAGTTTGCAGGAAGCATGGAAGACCGTGTTGGATATTTCCCCAAGGATGGAAGCGCTCGAGACCAATCCGCAATTTATGCAGATTGTATCTCCCAATGAAACGATTGCTCTGATCTCGCTCAGTACCAAAATTGGTGACACGACAGGCATGATCAATCTATGTATACCGCATGTCGTTCTTGAACCTATTATGTCACGGTTGTCCACTCATCAGTGGTTTGTTTCGGAGAAGAAAACGAGAGCGCCGGAAGAATATGATGCTCTAAGAGAGCGTGTGAACAAAGCCAAGTTACCCATCGTTGCGGAATTGGGAGAATCCAGAATTTCAATTGCAGAATTTTTGGGTCTGTCCGTTGGTGATGTCATTACGTTGAACAAACCCGTTGATGAGGGACTTTCCATTAAAGTGGGTGACAAACTGAAATACATGGGCAGTCCGGGGACAATCAAGGACCGTGTGGCTGTGCAAATAGACGAGATTGTCACCGAAGGAGTTGAAGAATTTGACGAGTAAGGATTATTTATCCCAAGAAGAAATCGATGCTTTGCTCAGGCAATCGGAGTCGATAAACAGCTCGGAACCCGCTGAAAAGACGGTTGATGATTTTTTGACCGAGCTGGAGCAGGATGCCTTGGGGGAGATTGGTAACATTACATTTGGTAGCGCGGCAACAGCCTTATCCACGCTATTGGGCCTCAAAGTAGATATTACAACACCTAAAGTTTCTATTATTAGTCGAACGCAGTTTGAAGAAGCTTTTCCTAAGCCGCATGTTGCTGTTCATGTAAATTACGTGGATGGATTTGAAGGCATTAACTCGCTTGTTATCAAGAAGAGAGATGCTCAAGTTATCGCTGATTTGATGCTGGGTGGCGAAGGTAATCCGGTCGATGAAGAACTGAATGAAATCCATATTAGTGCGGTACAGGAAGCAATGAACCAGATGATGGGTTCCTCTGCAACCTCAATGTCCACGATTTTTAATCGTTTTGTGAATATTTCTCCTCCGGGAATCGATATTCTCAATCTGGAAAGTGGAGAGGGTGTAAGTAATCTTCCAGCAGATGAGACTCTTATCCAAGTTTCATTTCGTTTGTTAATCGGGGATCTGATTGATTCCAATCTGATGCAGTTGCTTCCAGTGCATTTTGCCAAAAACATGGTAGACATGCTGATTGGAGGCGCTCAGGAGTCAACTGCCAGCGCACCGGTGGCAACAACACCTGAACCTGCACCAGTAGCAGTACCAGCAACGCCACCACCGGTTGCGGAGCAGCCGCCTGTTCAGCAACAGCAGCCCCCGCAGGCTCCTCAACAGCCTGTTCAGGACTATAATGGATATGGACAGACCCCAATGGGAATGCCTCAAGGAATGCCGCCGCAGCAGCCGTATGGTATGCCGCCACAGCAACCTTATGGTGCACCTCAACATTACGGTGGAATGCCAAATAGGAATGTTAACGTACAACCAGTTCAATTCGCCAATTTGCAAAATGGGGCGTATGGCCAGGTTGACGAAAACAATTTGAATTTATTGATGGACATTCCCCTTAAAGTCACCGTAGAATTAGGAAGGACCCAGAAGCAAATTAAAGATATTTTGGAACTGTCACAGGGTTCGATTGTCGAACTGGATAAGTTAGCCGGGGAACCTGTCGATATTTTGGTGAATAACAAACTGATCGCCAAGGGAGAAGTTGTCGTTATTGACGAAAACTTTGGTGTTCGTGTTATAGATATCGTTAGCCAATGGGACCGAATTCAGAAATTACAATAAGCACAATTTAGGGAGGACTTGAATCAAGATGGCAAACCGAATTTTAGTCGTAGACGACGCTGCATTTATGAGAATGATGATCCGGGACATTTTGTCCAAAAATGGATATGAGGTTGTTGGTGAGGCACAGGATGGTTCACAAGCAATTGAGAAATTTAAAGAGCTTCGTCCGGATCTGATCACAATGGATATTACGATGCCTGAGATGGATGGCATTGCAGCTTTGAAAGAAATCAAGAAGATTGATGCTAACGCTAAAGTGATTATGTGCTCCGCGATGGGTCAACAAGCGATGGTAATCGACGCCATTCAAGCTGGTGCCAAAGACTTTATCGTTAAACCGTTCCAATCTGACCGGGTTATCGAAGCGATTAGCAAGACACTGGGCGTTTAAGAGACATGATGATGGCTCAGGGTGATATACCAGGAGGAGCTGGCGCGGGAACCAATTATTATTTACAGCTTGTATGGGTGATTGTTGTCCTGGCCGTCATCCTGGTCCTTATTGTCTATCTGATCCGATTCTTAAACAAGCGGAATCAGCAGTGGTTCCGGAAGGGCACGATTCGTATTCTGGGTGGGGTCGGACTGGGACAAAACAAGTCGCTGCAAATTATAGAAATTGGTGGAAGTGTATATCTGCTTGGTGTAGGTGAAGACATCCAGTTGGTAGATAAGGTTTCAGATTTGGAAGAGGCGCAGAGAATCATTGATTCCTTCGAACGAGATGCTGCTGCACAACAAGGAAGTTTCTCGCCCCTCATTGCCAAGCTCGCAAAACGCTTCCGTAAAGATGAACCGCCGCGGGAAATGGAATTAGAGGATACAACTTCTTTTCACGAAATGTTTGAATCCAAACTTCGGCAGATGCCTAACCGTAAAGAGAAGATGGAAAAGCTCCTGGATAAAGACAATACTACAGATCGGTCGAGGGATTCATGAAGAAAAAGATTTGGTTAGCGTGTTGTTTGCTAGGACTTATCAGTCTGGCTTCTGTCACAGTTGCCTTTGCCGAACCCATTCCGAATATTGATATTCAGATTGGAAACGGTGATGGAGGGACACCAAGCACGAGTTCACTGTCCATTATTCTGTTAATTACGGTGCTTAGTATTGCTCCAGCAATGCTTGTACTGATGACCAGTTTTACTCGGATTGTGATTGTGCTAGGTTTTGTACGTACATCTTTGGGTACACAACAAATGCCACCCAATCAGGTGCTGGTCGGTTTGGCGCTATTTCTGACACTTTTCATTATGTCGCCGACGTTGTCTTCCATAAATCAGGTAGCGCTTCAGCCCTATCTCCAGGGAGACCTTACACAAACCGAGGCGCTGGAAAAAGCAGCGGATCCCATAAAGAAATTTATGTTTACTCACACCAGAGAAAAAGATCTGTTGTTATTTATGAAGTACAATCAAACTGAACAGCCAAAAACCTACCAGGACATTCCAATCACTGTGATGGTACCAGCATATGTAATCAGTGAGTTGAAGACAGCATTCCAGATGGGGTTTATGATTTTTATTCCTTTTCTGGTGATAGACATTGTTGTTGCGAGTACACTCATGGCAATGGGCATGATGATGCTTCCGCCGGTCATGATCTCATTACCTTTCAAAATACTACTATTTGTCCTTGTGGACGGGTGGTATCTGGTTGTCAAGTCACTGTTACTGAGTTTTAATACTTGATCCGGAAAGTTAAAGGAGGACGGTCATGACTTCGGAATTTATTATCGGTCTGGCCGGGAAAGCGGTATACACGTCATTGCTGGCCAGTGCACCCATGCTTATACTAGCTCTGGTTGTAGGACTTGCAATCAGTATTTTCCAAGCGACAACTCAAATTCAGGAACAAACATTAGCTTTTGTGCCAAAGATTGTTGCCGTACTTCTGGCGGTACTTTTGTTTGGGCCTTGGATTTTAAATATCTTGGTCGATTTTACGTTCAACATTCTCGATAATCTATACAGATACATAGGGTAGGCTTTAGCAGATGGAGACATTATTGCAAAGTTTCCCTGTCGCTCTGCTTATGTTTTGTCGAATCACATCATTTTTTGTAACTGCGCCGATTTTTTCGGCTCGAAATGTACCAGCTTCAGTCAAAATTGGACTGTCTGCTTTTGTCACATTGACTGTATATATGATATATGGCATAAACCAGACTGTACCCACAGATTTGAGTTATATTTTGCTCATCATCAGAGAGATTTTGATTGGTTTGCTTTTGGGATTTGTTGCGTATCTATTGATGACGGCTGTACAGACAGCAGGTGCTTTTATTGATATACAAATTGGTTTTGGTATTGCAAATGTATATGATCCAATGACAGGTGCTTCAGCTCCCCTCACAGGTAACTTCAAATATGCATTTGCAGTGCTTTTATTCCTAACTATGAATGGACATCATTATCTGCTGGATGCCCTCGTATACAGTTATCGCTGGATCCCGTTGTCAAATGTATTTTTCCTAAGGTTGGCCGATGGAAGTATTGCTGAATTTTTGATTCGGACGCTAGGTGAATCATTTATGCTTGCTTTTCAGATGGCTGCACCTATGGTAGTTGCGTTGTTTTTAACGGATGTAGGATTAGGATTTTTGGCAAAAACAGCTCCTCAATTTAATGTGTTTGCTGTCGGAATGCCGCTTAAAGTGCTTGTCGGGCTTGCTATTTTGCTTTTGCTGGTTCCCAGCTTCGCCTTTGTATTTGGTCAATTGTTCGAAGTAATGTTCAGATCCATGGAAAAATTGCTTGGGACCATTGGGCAAAGGCCGGGATGAGTGAAACGGAGGACAAGATTCGAATGAAACTTCAACTCGACCTCCAGTTATTTTCAGGGGAAAAGACGGAGAAAGCTACCCCGAAGAAGAGACAGGATACACGTAAAAAGGGACAGGTTGTCAAAAGCATGGAGATATCTGGTGCTTCAATTCTCCTGTTCACTTTTTTAATCATGATGGTTTTCAGTGATTTTTACAAGGAGCGTACGGTTCGACTCTTCACGGATATCTTCATCAATCGGTTGAGCATGGAAGTCACTGACGAAAATGTAATGTCGCTCATGATGCGATACGGTATAGAAGTGATGTTGTTGCTTGCTCCTGTTCTGCTTGGTGTAGCATTAATTGCTTTGATCGTTAACTACATGCAGGTAGGTTTTCTACTTGTAGGTGAAGGTTTGAAGCCGAAACTGGAAAAGTTGAATCCGATCAAGGGATTTAAAAATATTTTTTCTCTTCGTTCTTTGGTCGAATTTGCTAAATCCATTTTGAAAATGACCATCATCGGCTATCTTGTGTATAGCACAATTACAAGTTACCAGTCCGATATTGCATCGCTCTCTCATTTTTCAATGGATGCCATTTTGCATTTTGCTGCTTCAATTACTTTAAGTCTTGGAGTCAAGATTGCGGTAGCTCTGTTGGTACTTGCGATATTTGATTACATGTACCAGAAGTATGATTATGAGAAGAATATCCGAATGTCCAAGCAAGACATCAAGGACGAGTACAAAAAAATGGAAGGTGATCCGCTGATCAAAGGTAAAATCCGGGAACGCCAGCGTCGTATGGCTATGCAGCGTATGATGCAGGAAGTGCCAAATGCGGATGTAATCATCACAAACCCGACTCACTTTGCGGTTGCGCTAAAGTATGAAGGTTCAGAGATGGAGGCACCGCAGATTATTGCCAAAGGTCAGGACTATGTCGCCTTGCGTATTAAGGAAATTGCCAAAGAAAACGGTGTTATTACGATGGAAAACAAGCCGTTAGC
The window above is part of the Paenibacillus sp. 1781tsa1 genome. Proteins encoded here:
- the fliJ gene encoding flagellar export protein FliJ; amino-acid sequence: MKFRYHFQKVVDLKSNEKTQAEWMLSTAIGKLQTEEEHLIQLLNDRSNLVGIIQSATENTASVNSLQEMQRYVHHLDECISRKNSDVKHAQVNVQRNQTFLNGKMIDEKVWLGARDKAKIKFQQEMLLREQNDLDEMATVRFAAKAGRAN
- a CDS encoding MotE family protein; its protein translation is MAVKDDSDMEKESGGGWEKFLMISIPIVFTVVLLGVLLTLFNVDIRNNLFEFANKIPVVKEWVPDPVLDPEKEKLEKSEQQVESAEATIEKLKSQVTAKETELKAAKEATTTEAKKATDLQKKLDDAEKAAETATAATPETESDYQKQIKDLAKMYADMSPSKAAPILQNMTNEEMVLLLNAMQSSARTKVLEKMDPKTAADVTMMMKDAKPSGDLALDALQSRLKKETAATSTASTTTSKNLDKNQLSQTFASMSASSGAKLLLETYKLSPDKTLTILNSVDDATRSQLLENMSSEDSVETAKILNRLMGNK
- a CDS encoding flagellar hook-length control protein FliK, translating into MSIVYQMASTASAKATGTTQTTGAQSKGSAAGVSGEFLQTLAQSLSGGNTEGDSSSATGSLTANPLVFSFAASEEGEATSITDILNSLFTDLDSLDEALENDPTLLAGLQTLIQQMYAQLNDASGTNAEGSDESSNGAESVSTVPAIELSQHPAAVRFVLQDMLTQLVAGMNDPESNVAKNAPEFKQLLQSLQGQLQEAGVDTSNNKGWTQLKSILDTLTAVKDQTVQVAPSTSLQAPKQDSVVPQVLVAAVANSGTKVKDEADTTSASNAGGEVEHSTIITAGELSLRSSGTTAGKPAEPVMQTSQFAKEMTQFVVNKLDIVQQKGFSEATISLRPEHLGKLDVQITLQNGQLVARFMTEHTMAKDMLEQQMTQLRSSLQAQGIQVERLEVTQNSSIGSQMYQDGGRQPGSNSQQQRRSREREEQSDDAIATAGIQEELRNWRSEQVEGNELQRDTFSAKA
- a CDS encoding flagellar hook capping FlgD N-terminal domain-containing protein, which produces MANEIVSTNNTWPNYSAANKATTSAATKELGKDQFLKILITQLQNQDPMQPMEDKEFIAQMAQFSSVEQLVNISTQLKTLNQSLGAVSGMIGMEVSWLSSNKEDNGTLRQGIVDSIIVRDSVQYAKVGKDEIKLDEIIQVNYPKQAEESQTPVQNVQDVAPETNESKEVESSAEPGDTEDSGKTI
- a CDS encoding TIGR02530 family flagellar biosynthesis protein yields the protein MSDRITVGQLYAGPITPNMLQRPKTGEATAIPEKPFAKVLEDNLLKLSNHAAKRLEQRGIELKTEQMEQIGSALDKAAAKGAKESLILMQDMAFIVNVKNRTVVTAMDSESMKDNVFTQIDSAVIIS
- the flgG gene encoding flagellar basal body rod protein FlgG, translating into MLKSMYSGVSGMRGFQTKLDVIGNNIANVNTVGFKGSRVMFKDIMSQTTAGVTAPGDATGGVNAKQIGLGVSVGSIDTLHLAGSPMTTNNPTDLRINGDGFFLVRLSEDQEVPYLTRAGDFHVDAARNLLTSDGLFVLDSGGGNITIPDDVVSFTIGQDGTINQTMADGTIEAGPQIGIGKVVNPEGLEKIGGNLYRMTANANPDGALEPLTANSAEDGTGAIIAGQLEMSNVDLTGEFTEMIVAQRGFQANSRIITTSDEILQEVVNLKR
- a CDS encoding flagellar FlbD family protein, which translates into the protein MISVTRLNGSPMWLNALMVEIVEETPDTYITLVTGKRLIVLEKADDVISKIKDYNREIGVQAATIKVQQTEES
- a CDS encoding flagellar basal body-associated FliL family protein, with amino-acid sequence MKKMMPWLATMLLAITLIVVVVFVFMQGQNGTKDDTHTASASEAKKMTADEIVEVSSELAQIKTNLADPDRIIMVSFSFSLSDKTAKEDFEKIKSITVKPIIIQALADTKAEELSSAKGMKQFNEKLTGLINEALPEPKLKSTSFSDIVIAPM
- the fliM gene encoding flagellar motor switch protein FliM, which encodes MVDVLSQNEIDALLAALSSGEMDAEELKKEETQKKIRSYDFKRAVRFSKDHIRSLTRIHENFARFLTTYFSAQLRTFVQINVVQVEQLPYDEFIRSIPKMTILNIFEAEPLQGRMVMEVHPNVGYAMLDRLLGGTGSAPTKIASMTEIETTIMERIFSRAFESLQEAWKTVLDISPRMEALETNPQFMQIVSPNETIALISLSTKIGDTTGMINLCIPHVVLEPIMSRLSTHQWFVSEKKTRAPEEYDALRERVNKAKLPIVAELGESRISIAEFLGLSVGDVITLNKPVDEGLSIKVGDKLKYMGSPGTIKDRVAVQIDEIVTEGVEEFDE
- the fliY gene encoding flagellar motor switch phosphatase FliY; translation: MTSKDYLSQEEIDALLRQSESINSSEPAEKTVDDFLTELEQDALGEIGNITFGSAATALSTLLGLKVDITTPKVSIISRTQFEEAFPKPHVAVHVNYVDGFEGINSLVIKKRDAQVIADLMLGGEGNPVDEELNEIHISAVQEAMNQMMGSSATSMSTIFNRFVNISPPGIDILNLESGEGVSNLPADETLIQVSFRLLIGDLIDSNLMQLLPVHFAKNMVDMLIGGAQESTASAPVATTPEPAPVAVPATPPPVAEQPPVQQQQPPQAPQQPVQDYNGYGQTPMGMPQGMPPQQPYGMPPQQPYGAPQHYGGMPNRNVNVQPVQFANLQNGAYGQVDENNLNLLMDIPLKVTVELGRTQKQIKDILELSQGSIVELDKLAGEPVDILVNNKLIAKGEVVVIDENFGVRVIDIVSQWDRIQKLQ
- a CDS encoding response regulator, with product MANRILVVDDAAFMRMMIRDILSKNGYEVVGEAQDGSQAIEKFKELRPDLITMDITMPEMDGIAALKEIKKIDANAKVIMCSAMGQQAMVIDAIQAGAKDFIVKPFQSDRVIEAISKTLGV
- a CDS encoding flagellar biosynthetic protein FliO, with the protein product MAQGDIPGGAGAGTNYYLQLVWVIVVLAVILVLIVYLIRFLNKRNQQWFRKGTIRILGGVGLGQNKSLQIIEIGGSVYLLGVGEDIQLVDKVSDLEEAQRIIDSFERDAAAQQGSFSPLIAKLAKRFRKDEPPREMELEDTTSFHEMFESKLRQMPNRKEKMEKLLDKDNTTDRSRDS
- the fliP gene encoding flagellar type III secretion system pore protein FliP (The bacterial flagellar biogenesis protein FliP forms a type III secretion system (T3SS)-type pore required for flagellar assembly.) — its product is MKKKIWLACCLLGLISLASVTVAFAEPIPNIDIQIGNGDGGTPSTSSLSIILLITVLSIAPAMLVLMTSFTRIVIVLGFVRTSLGTQQMPPNQVLVGLALFLTLFIMSPTLSSINQVALQPYLQGDLTQTEALEKAADPIKKFMFTHTREKDLLLFMKYNQTEQPKTYQDIPITVMVPAYVISELKTAFQMGFMIFIPFLVIDIVVASTLMAMGMMMLPPVMISLPFKILLFVLVDGWYLVVKSLLLSFNT
- the fliQ gene encoding flagellar biosynthesis protein FliQ, coding for MTSEFIIGLAGKAVYTSLLASAPMLILALVVGLAISIFQATTQIQEQTLAFVPKIVAVLLAVLLFGPWILNILVDFTFNILDNLYRYIG